From Kineosporia succinea, the proteins below share one genomic window:
- a CDS encoding D-alanine--D-alanine ligase family protein → MDAIQPVTATDPGNTAARKPRVAVLFGGRSSEHAVSCATASSVLRAIDHDAYDVIPIGVTRTGRWVLAADDPDRWAITAGALPEVKDGDGPGVIAPVETGDSNLKVLEPGQVPQELGTVDVVFPLLHGPFGEDGTVQGLLELADVRYVGAGVLASAASMDKAVMKVMLKGAGLPIGEYVVVRPGAWERDPDAVRDDVEELGWPVFVKPARAGSSVGISKVDGPDELEAAITEALKHDRKLVIEAAVVGREIECAVLQSADGSVATSLPGEIEFVGDHGFYDFEAKYLDNTTKLSCPADLPDEVLARVRELSVRTFEAMNCEGLSRVDFFVLPDGGVVVNEINTMPGFTSSSMYPRMWAATGLEYPELIDRLIKAALARPTGLR, encoded by the coding sequence ATGGACGCTATCCAGCCCGTGACTGCCACGGATCCGGGAAACACGGCCGCCCGCAAGCCCCGGGTGGCCGTGCTCTTCGGCGGTCGCTCGAGCGAGCACGCGGTCAGCTGCGCCACCGCCTCGTCGGTGCTGCGCGCGATCGACCACGACGCGTACGACGTGATCCCGATCGGGGTCACCCGCACCGGCCGCTGGGTGCTCGCGGCCGACGACCCCGACCGCTGGGCCATCACGGCGGGGGCGCTGCCCGAGGTGAAGGACGGCGACGGCCCGGGAGTCATCGCCCCGGTCGAGACCGGCGACAGCAACCTCAAGGTGCTCGAGCCCGGGCAGGTGCCACAGGAGCTCGGCACGGTCGACGTCGTCTTCCCGCTGCTGCACGGCCCGTTCGGTGAGGACGGCACGGTGCAGGGACTGCTCGAGCTGGCCGACGTGCGCTACGTCGGGGCCGGTGTGCTGGCCTCCGCGGCGAGCATGGACAAGGCCGTGATGAAGGTCATGCTGAAGGGCGCGGGCCTGCCGATCGGCGAGTACGTCGTGGTGCGCCCGGGTGCCTGGGAGCGCGATCCCGACGCCGTGCGCGACGACGTGGAGGAGCTCGGCTGGCCGGTGTTCGTGAAGCCGGCCCGGGCCGGGTCGAGCGTCGGCATCAGCAAGGTCGACGGCCCGGACGAGCTCGAGGCCGCGATCACCGAGGCGCTGAAGCACGACCGCAAGCTGGTGATCGAGGCTGCCGTGGTCGGCCGCGAGATCGAGTGCGCGGTGCTGCAGTCGGCCGACGGCAGCGTCGCCACCAGCCTGCCCGGCGAGATCGAGTTCGTCGGTGACCACGGCTTCTACGACTTCGAGGCCAAGTACCTCGACAACACCACCAAGCTCAGCTGCCCGGCCGACCTGCCCGACGAGGTGCTCGCCCGGGTGCGCGAGCTGTCGGTGCGCACGTTCGAGGCGATGAACTGCGAGGGCCTGTCCCGGGTGGACTTCTTCGTGCTGCCCGACGGTGGGGTCGTGGTCAACGAGATCAACACGATGCCGGGCTTCACGAGTTCGTCGATGTACCCGCGGATGTGGGCGGCGACCGGGCTGGAGTACCCGGAGCTGATCGACCGGCTGATCAAGGCCGCCCTGGCGCGGCCGACCGGGCTGCGCTGA
- the thiL gene encoding thiamine-phosphate kinase produces the protein MIDRYPPAPWLTVGPGDDAAVLDLSGSLAGPVVACTDTLVEGQDFLRSWSTARDIGIKVAAQNFADVAAMGGRPHTLLVSLTTPADVPASWANEMADGLVAECARAGAVVAGGDVSAGSEIVVTGTALGTLAVGRAVLRSGASTGDVVAVTAGSGRSGAGWALLREGVVKGGVPSGDPVLRDPVLGDPVLGDLVLGDPVLETLVAEHRAPVPPYSAGVEAALAGATAMIDTSDGLVRDATRIAVSSGVVLDLDPAALNPGDDLLHAAKALGHGGASATDVAQDWVLTGGEDHALLACFPPSVTLPAAFRAIGVVREGEPGVWVGGRPFTGEGGWRHWT, from the coding sequence GTGATCGATCGTTATCCTCCGGCGCCCTGGCTGACCGTCGGGCCGGGCGACGACGCAGCAGTTCTCGACCTGAGCGGTTCCCTCGCGGGCCCGGTGGTCGCGTGCACGGACACCCTGGTCGAGGGGCAGGACTTCCTGCGCTCCTGGTCGACAGCCCGTGACATCGGAATCAAGGTCGCCGCGCAGAACTTCGCCGACGTCGCGGCCATGGGTGGCAGGCCTCACACGCTTCTGGTGAGCCTGACCACTCCCGCAGATGTCCCGGCGTCCTGGGCGAACGAGATGGCGGACGGTCTGGTCGCCGAGTGCGCCCGCGCCGGTGCGGTGGTGGCGGGTGGGGACGTGTCGGCCGGGTCGGAGATCGTGGTGACCGGCACCGCACTGGGCACGCTGGCGGTTGGGCGGGCGGTGCTGCGGTCAGGGGCGTCGACGGGGGACGTGGTGGCCGTCACCGCGGGCAGCGGCCGGTCGGGTGCCGGGTGGGCGCTGCTCCGGGAGGGCGTGGTGAAGGGCGGTGTGCCCTCGGGAGACCCGGTGCTGAGAGACCCGGTTCTGGGCGACCCGGTTCTGGGCGACCTGGTGCTGGGCGACCCGGTTCTGGAGACGCTGGTCGCCGAGCACCGCGCACCGGTGCCCCCGTACTCCGCGGGGGTGGAGGCGGCGCTGGCCGGCGCGACCGCGATGATCGACACCAGTGACGGCCTGGTGCGCGACGCCACCCGGATCGCCGTGTCGTCGGGCGTGGTGCTCGACCTCGACCCGGCGGCGCTGAACCCCGGTGACGACCTGCTGCACGCTGCGAAAGCCCTGGGGCACGGCGGGGCCTCGGCCACCGACGTCGCCCAGGACTGGGTGCTGACCGGGGGAGAGGACCACGCCCTGCTGGCCTGCTTCCCGCCCTCGGTGACGCTGCCGGCCGCGTTCCGCGCGATCGGGGTGGTGCGCGAGGGGGAGCCGGGGGTGTGGGTCGGGGGACGCCCGTTCACCGGTGAGGGCGGCTGGCGGCACTGGACCTGA
- the recG gene encoding ATP-dependent DNA helicase RecG, which produces MPERLREPLTKAVGSRTAKPLERELGLETVGDLLRHYPRRYMELGELTPMDSLPEDVPVSLVAEVRKVSVREMKTRRSKIMNVEVTDGHGTLDLTFFNNVYKPQKELTVGTRALFSGKVSRYQNKKQLAQPMYELLDEEEDASEERLAERLHMPLPIYPATGKVGSNLIRNSVRVVLDTLPTDLPDPVPAEIRRRLRLIDLSSALRQIHRPGDRAQLAAAQRRLKFEEAFILQTLLVWRKANDRQQQATPRLHVPGGFLDALDERLPFQLTEGQQKVGDEIAADLAQQHPMHRLLQGEVGSGKTLVALRAMARVVDSGGQAALLAPTEVLATQHHRSITAMLGDLAAGGLLGGDDRGTRVTLLTGSMNTAQRRKALLEAASGDAGIVIGTHALIQDTVQFSELGLVVVDEQHRFGVEQRDALRRKGENTPHLLVMTATPIPRTVAMTVFGDLETSVLDQLPAGRSEIKTHVVPARDPRWMTRTWQRVAEECKAGHQAYVVCARIGSDDEPAEEDLFDEDGSVRMLSDAELAKVGDEKRPAAAAIDVLAALRIQPELDGLVIEMLHGRMPADEREEVMRRFAANEVHVLVATTVIEVGVDVPNATAMVITDADRFGVSQLHQLRGRVGRGRAAGICLLLTEAGQGPSLDRLTAVASTRDGFELARIDLETRREGDVLGARQSGLNSSLKLLRVLRDEKVIVEARQVATELIDEDMGLRAHPELAEALDPWLGSDRAAFLDRG; this is translated from the coding sequence ATGCCGGAACGTCTCAGGGAACCCCTGACCAAGGCCGTCGGCAGCCGCACCGCGAAACCCCTCGAGCGGGAGCTCGGCCTGGAGACCGTGGGCGACCTGCTGCGGCACTACCCGCGCCGCTACATGGAACTCGGCGAGCTCACCCCGATGGACTCGCTGCCCGAGGACGTCCCGGTCAGCCTGGTCGCCGAGGTGCGCAAGGTCAGCGTCCGCGAGATGAAGACGCGGCGCAGCAAGATCATGAACGTCGAGGTCACCGACGGGCACGGCACGCTCGACCTGACGTTCTTCAACAACGTCTACAAGCCGCAGAAAGAGCTCACCGTGGGCACGCGGGCGCTGTTCAGCGGCAAGGTCAGCCGCTACCAGAACAAGAAGCAGCTGGCCCAGCCCATGTACGAGCTGCTCGACGAGGAGGAGGACGCCTCCGAGGAGCGTCTGGCCGAGCGCCTCCACATGCCGCTGCCGATCTACCCGGCCACCGGCAAGGTCGGCTCCAACCTGATCCGGAACTCGGTGCGCGTGGTGCTCGACACCCTGCCCACCGACCTGCCCGACCCGGTGCCGGCCGAGATCCGCAGGCGGCTGCGCCTGATCGACCTGAGCTCGGCGCTGCGGCAGATCCACCGGCCCGGCGACCGCGCCCAGCTGGCGGCGGCGCAGCGGCGGCTGAAGTTCGAGGAGGCGTTCATCCTGCAGACGCTGCTGGTCTGGCGAAAGGCCAACGACCGGCAGCAGCAGGCGACGCCCCGGCTGCACGTGCCCGGCGGCTTTCTCGACGCGCTCGACGAGCGGCTGCCGTTCCAGCTCACCGAGGGCCAGCAGAAGGTGGGCGACGAGATCGCCGCCGACCTGGCGCAGCAACACCCGATGCACCGGCTGCTGCAGGGCGAGGTCGGTTCCGGCAAGACGCTCGTGGCGCTGCGGGCGATGGCCCGGGTGGTCGACTCCGGCGGTCAGGCGGCACTTCTCGCGCCCACCGAGGTGCTCGCCACGCAGCACCACCGGTCCATCACGGCGATGCTCGGCGACCTGGCGGCCGGTGGCCTGCTCGGTGGAGACGACCGCGGCACCCGGGTCACGCTGCTCACCGGCTCGATGAACACCGCCCAGCGCCGCAAGGCCCTGCTCGAGGCGGCCTCCGGCGACGCGGGCATCGTGATCGGCACCCACGCGCTGATCCAAGACACCGTGCAGTTCTCCGAGCTCGGCCTGGTGGTGGTCGACGAGCAGCACCGGTTCGGCGTCGAGCAGCGTGACGCGTTGCGCCGCAAGGGCGAGAACACGCCGCACCTGCTGGTCATGACGGCCACGCCGATCCCGCGCACGGTCGCGATGACGGTCTTCGGCGACCTGGAGACCTCGGTGCTCGACCAGCTCCCGGCCGGCCGCAGCGAGATCAAGACCCACGTGGTGCCCGCCCGCGACCCGCGCTGGATGACCCGCACCTGGCAGCGCGTGGCCGAGGAGTGCAAGGCCGGGCACCAGGCCTACGTGGTCTGCGCGCGCATCGGCTCCGACGACGAGCCGGCCGAGGAGGACCTGTTCGACGAAGACGGCTCGGTCCGGATGCTGAGCGACGCCGAGCTGGCCAAGGTGGGCGACGAGAAGCGCCCGGCCGCCGCCGCGATCGACGTGCTGGCCGCGCTGCGCATCCAGCCCGAGCTCGACGGCCTGGTGATCGAGATGCTGCACGGCCGGATGCCCGCCGACGAGCGCGAGGAGGTGATGCGCCGCTTCGCCGCCAACGAGGTGCACGTGCTGGTCGCCACCACCGTGATCGAGGTCGGCGTCGACGTGCCCAACGCCACCGCGATGGTGATCACCGACGCCGACCGGTTCGGGGTCTCGCAGCTGCACCAGCTGCGCGGCCGGGTGGGCCGGGGCAGGGCGGCGGGCATCTGCCTGCTGCTCACCGAGGCCGGGCAGGGGCCCTCGCTCGACCGGCTCACCGCGGTCGCGAGCACCCGCGACGGGTTCGAGCTGGCCCGCATCGACCTGGAGACCCGCCGTGAGGGCGATGTGCTGGGGGCGCGGCAGTCGGGGCTGAACTCGTCGCTCAAACTGCTGCGTGTGCTGCGTGACGAGAAGGTGATCGTGGAGGCCCGGCAGGTGGCCACCGAGCTGATCGACGAAGACATGGGCCTGCGGGCCCATCCCGAGCTGGCCGAGGCGCTGGACCCGTGGCTCGGGTCCGACCGCGCGGCCTTCCTGGACCGGGGGTAG
- a CDS encoding DUF3515 family protein gives MRLVLPDIARLGVRPPRRALIAVPVTLGTIVALAGCGSGSSSGDTAVPALTSGPDASSAACTDLADRLPEKVLSRARNPAQEPTGIATWGDPAISLSCGATPTGPTTDECIDINDVAWVFRESASAYTFLTYGRDPAVQVQVPSSIERSTATGALVDLEEAVRPLETTERRCYDVTDPVPSSG, from the coding sequence ATGCGCCTGGTCCTGCCAGACATCGCGCGCCTCGGGGTCCGGCCACCGCGCCGGGCCCTGATCGCTGTACCGGTGACTCTCGGGACGATCGTGGCGCTGGCCGGATGCGGATCCGGGTCGTCGTCCGGGGACACCGCCGTCCCCGCCCTCACCTCAGGTCCCGACGCCTCCAGCGCCGCGTGCACCGACCTGGCCGACCGTCTGCCGGAGAAGGTGCTCTCCCGGGCCCGCAACCCCGCCCAGGAGCCCACCGGCATCGCCACCTGGGGTGATCCCGCCATCTCGCTGAGCTGCGGCGCGACACCGACCGGCCCGACCACCGACGAGTGCATCGACATCAACGACGTGGCCTGGGTCTTCCGGGAGAGCGCGAGCGCGTACACGTTCCTCACCTACGGCCGGGACCCGGCCGTGCAGGTGCAGGTGCCCAGCTCGATCGAGCGCAGCACCGCCACCGGGGCACTGGTCGATCTGGAAGAGGCCGTCAGGCCTCTGGAGACGACCGAGCGCCGCTGCTACGACGTGACCGACCCGGTCCCGAGCAGCGGCTGA
- the coaD gene encoding pantetheine-phosphate adenylyltransferase has protein sequence MTNGHLDVIERATVLFDEVIVAVASNPAKKSLFTVPERVELIERSFAGRPEVSVQTVDGGLLVDFCRRVGAVAVVKGLRGGTDFAYELPMALMNRHLSGVETVFLPGEPRFEHVSSSLIKEVAAHGGDVSGLVPDHVLARLLDRLGRVGQTENGQPDAAG, from the coding sequence GTGACCAACGGTCACCTCGACGTGATCGAGCGGGCGACCGTGCTGTTCGACGAGGTGATCGTCGCGGTGGCCAGCAACCCCGCCAAGAAGTCGCTGTTCACCGTGCCGGAACGGGTCGAGCTGATCGAGCGCAGCTTCGCGGGCCGGCCGGAGGTGAGCGTGCAGACCGTCGACGGTGGGTTGCTCGTCGACTTCTGCCGCCGGGTCGGCGCGGTGGCCGTGGTGAAGGGCCTGCGGGGCGGCACGGACTTCGCCTATGAACTGCCGATGGCCCTGATGAACCGGCACTTGAGCGGCGTGGAAACGGTGTTTCTGCCCGGAGAGCCCCGGTTCGAGCATGTTTCGAGTAGTTTGATCAAAGAGGTTGCTGCGCATGGGGGTGACGTGTCCGGACTTGTCCCGGACCATGTCCTGGCGCGCCTCCTGGATCGACTCGGGCGGGTTGGTCAGACTGAAAACGGTCAGCCCGATGCGGCCGGTTAA
- a CDS encoding DAK2 domain-containing protein: MSSGDGGVRVLSVLDPPAARRWAMTALGALADAREEIDALNVFPVPDGDTGTNMYLTLESAVAAAQALPPDAPVAEVAATFARGALLGARGNSGVIGAQLLRGWAQVLAEHTELSARTAVECFRRADEQAWKAVHHPVEGTILSVSRAAAQAAAAAADIGADLEAVISAAAEAARVALARTPAQLPALAAAGVVDAGGRGLVVLLDTLAEVVAAGHAHHRQHRQYRHRRPASLPALDFTSCHGLTAVPPGTPAVGIPLGTPRGSGEPTHHRGGGGPAEATAASTVGPPDEPAAETGELTAPSEVSHPAEATAASIVAAPGEPAGDLFEVMFLLDTDADRGDELVGHLRDELDALGDSLVIVGGPGLWQVHVHTPDAGAVVERAIATGHPHQIRISHLGRPSAAAPETTAAPRPRSRSTGLVACAAGPGLAELFASTGAVVVAGGPGRRASTAAILAAIHRTGAAEVAVLPNDADTLSVARIAAASARAEGVRVTVVPTRAQVQGLAAAAVHDGQRRFDDDVVSMSAAAGGARDGAVTVAVRNGLTSAGECRIGDALGVVDGDFAVVGADLAQVATEVLDRLLASGGELVTIVVGAGGHDALGRSVAAHARGLGRGLEVNVVDGGQPRYPLLIGVE, from the coding sequence GTGTCCTCAGGTGACGGAGGGGTGCGGGTGCTGAGCGTTCTCGATCCGCCCGCCGCGCGGCGCTGGGCGATGACGGCCCTGGGGGCGCTCGCCGACGCCCGCGAGGAGATCGACGCCCTCAACGTCTTCCCGGTGCCCGACGGTGACACCGGCACGAACATGTACCTGACCCTCGAATCGGCGGTCGCCGCGGCCCAGGCGCTTCCGCCCGACGCCCCGGTCGCCGAGGTGGCCGCCACCTTCGCCCGCGGTGCGCTGCTGGGGGCCCGGGGCAACTCCGGCGTGATCGGGGCGCAACTGCTGCGGGGCTGGGCCCAGGTGCTGGCCGAGCACACCGAGCTCAGCGCGCGGACCGCCGTCGAGTGCTTCCGCCGGGCCGACGAGCAGGCCTGGAAGGCCGTGCACCATCCGGTCGAGGGCACGATCCTGTCGGTCAGCCGGGCCGCCGCGCAGGCCGCCGCGGCCGCGGCCGACATCGGCGCCGACCTGGAGGCCGTGATCAGCGCCGCCGCCGAGGCCGCCCGGGTGGCGCTGGCCCGCACCCCGGCCCAGCTGCCCGCCCTGGCCGCCGCCGGGGTGGTCGACGCCGGGGGGCGGGGCCTGGTCGTGCTCCTCGACACCCTGGCCGAGGTGGTCGCCGCCGGTCACGCCCACCACCGGCAGCACCGTCAGTACCGGCACCGCCGTCCGGCCAGTCTGCCCGCGCTGGACTTCACCTCCTGTCACGGGCTGACGGCCGTGCCGCCCGGCACACCCGCCGTCGGCATCCCGCTGGGCACGCCACGGGGGTCGGGCGAACCCACCCACCACCGCGGGGGCGGTGGCCCCGCGGAGGCGACCGCCGCGTCCACCGTCGGGCCCCCGGACGAACCGGCGGCCGAGACCGGCGAGCTGACCGCCCCCTCCGAGGTGAGCCACCCCGCCGAGGCGACCGCCGCGTCCATCGTCGCCGCCCCGGGCGAACCGGCCGGCGACCTCTTCGAGGTGATGTTCCTGCTCGACACCGACGCCGACCGGGGCGACGAGCTGGTCGGCCACCTGCGCGACGAGCTCGACGCACTCGGCGACTCGCTGGTCATCGTGGGCGGGCCGGGGCTCTGGCAGGTGCATGTGCACACCCCCGACGCGGGGGCGGTGGTGGAACGGGCCATCGCCACCGGGCACCCGCACCAGATCCGCATCAGCCATCTCGGGCGTCCGTCGGCGGCCGCCCCGGAAACCACCGCCGCGCCGAGACCCCGCAGCCGCTCGACCGGTCTGGTGGCCTGCGCGGCCGGGCCCGGTCTGGCCGAGTTGTTCGCGAGCACGGGAGCGGTCGTGGTGGCGGGTGGCCCGGGGCGGCGGGCGTCGACGGCGGCGATCCTGGCGGCCATCCACCGCACCGGCGCGGCCGAGGTGGCGGTGCTGCCCAACGACGCCGACACCCTGAGCGTGGCGCGGATCGCGGCGGCCTCGGCCCGGGCCGAGGGGGTCCGCGTGACGGTGGTCCCGACCCGGGCCCAGGTGCAGGGGCTCGCCGCGGCGGCGGTGCACGACGGGCAGCGGCGCTTCGACGACGACGTGGTGTCGATGTCCGCGGCGGCCGGCGGGGCCCGCGACGGCGCCGTGACCGTGGCCGTGCGGAATGGACTCACCAGCGCGGGGGAGTGCAGGATCGGCGACGCCCTGGGTGTGGTCGACGGCGACTTCGCGGTGGTCGGCGCCGATCTGGCGCAGGTCGCGACCGAGGTGCTGGACCGGCTGCTGGCCTCGGGCGGGGAGCTCGTCACCATCGTTGTCGGTGCCGGCGGGCATGATGCTCTTGGCCGCTCGGTGGCGGCCCACGCCCGTGGTCTCGGCCGGGGCCTGGAGGTGAACGTCGTCGACGGCGGTCAGCCCCGGTACCCGCTCCTGATCGGGGTGGAGTGA
- a CDS encoding trans-sulfuration enzyme family protein, whose protein sequence is MSDSSPGKLASATVAVTAGRPASSPNQPMNVPVVLTSTYTASDFSPQPGDLGYGRWGNPTWTALEDTVGALEGGRALAFGSGMAAISAVYGLVPLGGTVVIPDAPYSGTSQLAGELVAAGRITVRAVPMADTAAVVAALDGADLVLLESPTNPLMDVADLGTIIAAAREKGVLTAVDNTFATPLLQQPLSLGAHVVVHSATKYLSGHSDVLLGIVVTAEDSAGIHEKLHGHRTINGAIPGPMEAWLALRGIRTLALRVERASANAAELARRLGDHPAVTRVRYPGLENHPQHELARTQMRGFGAMLSFELAGPAEQAEKVCAATGLWIHTTSLGGVESSLERRRRHGGESKVVPETLIRLSTGIEDVEDLWADLSQALDTIS, encoded by the coding sequence ATGAGCGACTCCTCCCCGGGCAAGCTGGCTTCCGCCACCGTGGCGGTCACGGCGGGCCGCCCCGCGAGCTCCCCGAACCAGCCGATGAACGTCCCGGTGGTGCTGACCTCCACGTACACCGCGTCCGACTTCTCCCCGCAGCCGGGTGATCTGGGCTACGGGCGCTGGGGCAACCCGACCTGGACCGCCCTGGAAGACACCGTGGGCGCGCTGGAGGGCGGCCGGGCGCTGGCCTTCGGCTCCGGCATGGCCGCGATCTCGGCGGTCTACGGGCTGGTCCCGCTGGGTGGCACGGTCGTGATCCCGGACGCGCCCTACTCCGGAACCTCGCAGCTGGCCGGTGAACTCGTGGCGGCCGGGCGGATCACCGTGCGCGCGGTGCCGATGGCCGACACCGCGGCCGTGGTGGCGGCCCTCGACGGCGCCGACCTGGTGCTGCTGGAGAGCCCGACCAACCCCCTGATGGACGTCGCCGACCTGGGCACGATCATCGCCGCGGCCCGCGAGAAGGGTGTCCTGACGGCGGTCGACAACACCTTCGCCACCCCTCTTCTGCAGCAACCCCTGTCACTGGGCGCACACGTCGTGGTGCACTCCGCCACGAAGTACCTCAGCGGTCACAGCGATGTCCTGCTGGGAATCGTTGTCACGGCCGAGGACTCGGCCGGGATCCACGAGAAGCTGCACGGCCACCGCACCATCAACGGCGCGATCCCCGGCCCGATGGAGGCCTGGCTGGCCCTGCGCGGTATCCGCACCCTCGCCCTGCGGGTGGAGCGGGCGAGCGCGAACGCGGCCGAACTGGCCCGCCGGCTGGGCGATCACCCGGCCGTCACCCGGGTGCGCTACCCCGGGCTGGAGAACCACCCGCAGCACGAACTGGCCCGCACCCAGATGAGGGGCTTCGGCGCGATGCTCTCGTTCGAGCTCGCCGGCCCGGCCGAGCAGGCCGAGAAGGTCTGCGCCGCCACCGGGCTCTGGATCCACACCACCAGCCTGGGGGGCGTGGAGTCGAGCCTCGAGCGGCGGCGCCGTCACGGCGGGGAGTCGAAGGTCGTGCCGGAGACCCTGATCCGGCTCTCCACCGGCATCGAAGACGTCGAGGACCTGTGGGCCGACCTGTCGCAGGCCCTCGACACGATCAGCTAG
- a CDS encoding Lrp/AsnC family transcriptional regulator, with product MEPLQTLRQFGQEKYVVVQAYILIQTEVGRSTSIVTEIAQIPGVTLAEDVTGPYDVIARIEAPSVDELGSGVIAKIQDVKGITRTLTCTVVKM from the coding sequence ATGGAGCCTCTGCAGACCCTCAGGCAGTTCGGACAGGAGAAATACGTGGTGGTGCAGGCTTACATCTTGATCCAGACCGAGGTCGGGCGCTCGACGTCCATCGTCACGGAGATCGCACAGATCCCGGGCGTGACCTTGGCCGAGGACGTCACGGGTCCGTACGACGTCATCGCCCGGATCGAGGCGCCGTCCGTCGACGAGCTCGGCTCCGGCGTGATCGCGAAGATCCAGGACGTGAAGGGCATTACCCGCACGCTCACCTGCACCGTTGTGAAGATGTGA
- a CDS encoding NAD(P)H-dependent glycerol-3-phosphate dehydrogenase, whose amino-acid sequence MSRVAVMGTGSWGTTFAVVLADAGAKVTMWGRRPEVCAAIADRHENPDYLPGLELPATVTAHPDAGVALDGADIVVLAVPAQTLRTNLAAWKPLIGPSAVTVSLMKGVENGTLKRMSEVIGEVLEIGPERNAVVSGPNLAAEIAARQPTATVVACTDHDTAEQVAAACSAPYFRPYTNHDVVGVELAGAVKNVIALAVGMVEGMGLGDNSKASIITRGLAEITRLGVALGAEPATFAGLAGMGDLVATCASPLSRNRTFGVHLGQGMSVDEVVAITNRTAEGVKSAGAVLGLAREHGVEMPIAEAVTGVVRGEVPLSELATSLLSRARKSELA is encoded by the coding sequence ATGAGTCGCGTCGCGGTGATGGGCACCGGTTCCTGGGGCACCACGTTCGCGGTGGTGCTGGCCGACGCGGGCGCGAAGGTGACGATGTGGGGCCGCCGCCCGGAGGTCTGCGCCGCCATCGCCGACCGCCACGAGAACCCCGACTACCTGCCCGGACTCGAGCTCCCGGCCACGGTCACGGCCCATCCCGACGCGGGGGTCGCGCTCGACGGCGCCGACATCGTGGTGCTGGCCGTGCCGGCCCAGACCCTGCGCACCAACCTGGCCGCCTGGAAGCCGCTGATCGGGCCGTCGGCGGTGACCGTCAGCCTGATGAAGGGCGTCGAGAACGGCACGCTCAAGCGGATGAGCGAGGTGATCGGCGAGGTGCTGGAGATCGGGCCCGAGCGCAACGCGGTGGTGTCGGGGCCCAACCTGGCCGCCGAGATCGCCGCCCGCCAGCCCACCGCCACGGTGGTGGCGTGCACCGACCACGACACCGCGGAGCAGGTCGCCGCGGCCTGTTCCGCGCCCTATTTCCGGCCCTACACCAACCACGACGTGGTCGGCGTGGAACTGGCGGGCGCAGTGAAGAACGTGATCGCGCTGGCCGTGGGCATGGTCGAGGGGATGGGCCTGGGCGACAACTCGAAGGCCTCGATCATCACCCGGGGCCTGGCCGAGATCACCCGGCTGGGCGTCGCTCTCGGTGCCGAGCCGGCCACGTTCGCCGGGCTGGCCGGGATGGGCGACCTGGTCGCGACCTGTGCGTCGCCGCTGTCGCGCAACCGCACCTTCGGGGTGCACCTCGGGCAGGGCATGAGTGTGGACGAGGTGGTCGCCATCACGAACCGCACGGCCGAGGGGGTCAAGAGCGCCGGGGCCGTGCTGGGCCTGGCCCGCGAGCACGGGGTGGAGATGCCGATCGCGGAGGCGGTGACCGGGGTGGTGCGTGGCGAGGTCCCGCTGTCCGAGCTCGCGACGAGTCTGCTGTCGCGAGCCCGGAAGTCGGAGCTGGCCTAG
- the rsmD gene encoding 16S rRNA (guanine(966)-N(2))-methyltransferase RsmD — translation MTRIISGSAGGRTLVVPKGDATRPTSDRVREALFAALDARGLIEGMPVLDLFCGSGALGLEAVSRGGASVVLVDAGKPAVEAARANVSTLGFGSAEVVLSPVQKFLDGRAAVPMGLVFADPPYPLTDAEITVMLASLAGRGWLAPDATLVLERGRRSPEPSWPQGLYVEKQRRYGDTMLWQAVWDPEPEPDPEPAEPQPEPAPVASNP, via the coding sequence ATGACGCGGATCATCAGTGGCTCGGCCGGGGGCCGCACGCTGGTCGTGCCGAAGGGCGACGCCACCCGTCCCACCAGCGACCGGGTGCGGGAGGCGCTGTTCGCGGCGCTCGACGCACGCGGCCTGATCGAGGGGATGCCGGTGCTCGACCTGTTCTGCGGCTCGGGCGCGCTCGGGCTCGAGGCGGTGAGCCGGGGCGGTGCCTCGGTGGTGCTGGTCGACGCGGGGAAGCCTGCGGTCGAGGCGGCGCGGGCGAACGTGTCCACGCTGGGGTTCGGCTCGGCCGAGGTGGTGCTGTCGCCGGTGCAGAAGTTCCTCGACGGGCGGGCCGCGGTGCCGATGGGCCTGGTCTTCGCCGACCCGCCCTACCCGCTCACCGACGCCGAGATCACCGTGATGCTCGCCTCCCTGGCCGGTCGCGGCTGGCTGGCGCCCGACGCCACCCTGGTGCTCGAGCGCGGGCGGCGTTCGCCCGAGCCGTCGTGGCCGCAGGGCCTGTACGTCGAGAAACAGCGGCGTTACGGCGACACCATGCTCTGGCAGGCGGTCTGGGACCCGGAGCCGGAGCCGGACCCGGAGCCGGCCGAGCCCCAGCCCGAGCCGGCCCCGGTAGCGTCGAACCCGTGA
- the rpmB gene encoding 50S ribosomal protein L28, giving the protein MAANCDVCQKGPGFGFSVSHSHRRTKRRWNPNIQRVRTTIGGTPQRINVCTSCLKAGKVSR; this is encoded by the coding sequence GTGGCCGCCAACTGCGACGTCTGCCAGAAGGGGCCGGGCTTCGGCTTCAGCGTCTCGCACTCGCACCGCCGGACGAAGCGTCGCTGGAACCCCAACATCCAGCGCGTCCGCACCACCATCGGTGGTACCCCGCAGCGCATCAACGTCTGCACCTCCTGCCTGAAGGCCGGCAAGGTCAGCCGCTGA